The following are encoded in a window of Thermoanaerobacter ethanolicus JW 200 genomic DNA:
- the oraE gene encoding D-ornithine 4,5-aminomutase subunit OraE: MKLEKDKKIDIEEILKDLDKYVPRRRGWHWREDVGKHKIGDFEYYQVSKPLKNSIPLPAAKHFGNIDPQPDCVITTEIASGRFEDDIRRMRMAAWHGADHIMVIRTLGQSHFDGLIEGTPEGVGGVPISRKQIRATRKALDLIEDEVGRPINFHSYVSGIAGPEVAVMFAEEGVNGAHQDPQYNVLYRNINMVRSFVDAAVAKKIMADANILQIDGAHNANATAKYGWKVMPELLVQHAINTLYSRKVGMKPENIALSTVPPNAPPTPSIRLDLPYAVALRQLFKDYKMRAQMNTKYIEHDMREATVTHVLNLLISRLTSADIQSTITPDEGRNVPWHYNNINAINTAKQALIGMDGLKEMVKLNFDGELGKKVRELKMRAILFMEEILEVGGYFKAVEEGFFVDSGYYPERNGDGIVRTINGGIGAGTVYKRDKDYIAPVCSHFGYNNLPEGLNKPCDLIDGCTLCKHEKIHYIDELDENDNVENRLKETVEYRKGDKIKPEVEWAGDGIISMNLFLPVNERTAEYAAIKYAEKLGLTDVVVLGKLPMHPAEGTYVEVRGRVQFSIDKNELEIPPEEEILSDEEIEEDIKRKPMKVVAATVGNDEHSVGLREILDIKHGGIEKYGIKFTYLGTSCPVEKLVDAAIEENADAILVSTIITHDDVHIKNMKKIHDLCVEKGIRDKVILVGGGTQITNDLAKSVGFDAGFGRGTKGNQVASFLVKKRREKENEENN; encoded by the coding sequence ATGAAGCTTGAAAAGGATAAAAAAATAGATATTGAAGAAATTTTAAAGGATTTGGACAAATATGTGCCTAGGAGAAGAGGATGGCACTGGAGAGAGGATGTAGGTAAACACAAAATTGGCGATTTTGAGTATTATCAGGTTTCAAAACCACTTAAAAACAGTATTCCTTTACCTGCTGCAAAACACTTTGGAAACATTGACCCTCAGCCAGATTGTGTGATAACCACAGAAATAGCTTCAGGAAGGTTTGAAGATGATATAAGGCGCATGAGAATGGCAGCATGGCATGGAGCAGACCACATAATGGTTATTAGAACGTTAGGACAAAGCCATTTTGATGGACTCATTGAAGGAACACCTGAAGGTGTAGGAGGAGTTCCTATTTCGAGAAAACAAATAAGAGCGACGAGAAAAGCATTGGATTTAATTGAAGATGAGGTCGGTAGGCCTATAAACTTTCACTCTTATGTAAGTGGGATAGCCGGTCCTGAAGTAGCTGTTATGTTCGCTGAAGAAGGGGTAAATGGTGCCCATCAAGACCCTCAGTACAATGTCCTTTATAGAAATATAAACATGGTAAGGTCTTTTGTAGATGCAGCAGTTGCTAAGAAAATAATGGCAGATGCTAATATACTTCAAATTGATGGTGCTCACAATGCCAATGCAACAGCAAAATATGGATGGAAAGTTATGCCTGAACTTTTAGTTCAGCACGCTATAAATACACTTTATTCGAGAAAAGTAGGAATGAAACCAGAAAACATAGCCTTATCTACAGTGCCACCAAATGCTCCACCAACTCCTTCCATACGTTTGGATTTGCCGTATGCAGTAGCTTTGAGGCAGCTTTTTAAAGATTATAAAATGAGAGCGCAAATGAACACAAAGTATATCGAACACGATATGAGAGAAGCAACTGTAACACATGTGCTTAACCTTTTAATATCTCGATTGACCTCAGCAGATATACAAAGTACTATTACTCCTGATGAGGGAAGAAATGTCCCATGGCATTACAACAATATCAACGCAATAAACACTGCTAAACAAGCCCTTATCGGCATGGACGGTCTAAAAGAGATGGTAAAACTCAATTTTGATGGGGAGTTAGGGAAAAAAGTCAGAGAATTAAAAATGAGAGCTATTCTCTTTATGGAGGAAATTTTAGAAGTTGGAGGATACTTTAAGGCAGTAGAAGAAGGCTTCTTTGTGGATTCAGGCTATTATCCAGAGAGAAATGGAGATGGCATTGTAAGAACTATAAATGGCGGTATTGGCGCCGGTACTGTTTACAAAAGAGATAAAGACTATATTGCACCAGTATGCTCTCACTTTGGATATAACAATTTGCCAGAAGGGCTTAATAAACCTTGCGATTTAATAGATGGATGTACTCTTTGCAAGCATGAGAAAATCCATTATATAGACGAATTAGATGAGAATGACAATGTAGAAAATAGATTGAAAGAAACTGTTGAGTACAGAAAAGGAGATAAAATAAAGCCAGAAGTTGAATGGGCAGGAGACGGCATAATAAGCATGAACCTATTTTTGCCTGTAAATGAAAGGACTGCTGAATACGCGGCTATTAAATACGCAGAAAAGCTGGGGCTTACTGATGTAGTCGTTTTAGGTAAACTTCCAATGCATCCTGCAGAGGGAACGTACGTGGAAGTAAGAGGGCGTGTTCAATTTTCTATTGACAAAAATGAATTAGAAATACCGCCGGAAGAGGAAATACTTTCAGATGAGGAAATAGAAGAAGATATTAAGAGAAAGCCTATGAAGGTGGTTGCTGCAACTGTAGGAAATGATGAACATTCTGTGGGCTTAAGAGAGATTTTGGACATAAAACACGGTGGAATTGAAAAATACGGCATAAAATTTACTTACCTTGGTACTTCTTGTCCTGTAGAAAAGTTAGTTGATGCAGCTATAGAGGAAAATGCTGATGCTATTTTAGTTAGCACTATAATAACCCATGATGATGTCCATATAAAGAATATGAAAAAAATTCACGACCTCTGTGTAGAAAAGGGAATAAGGGATAAAGTAATTTTAGTAGGTGGAGGTACGCAAATTACAAACGACCTTGCTAAAAGTGTTGGCTTTGATGCAGGATTTGGAAGAGGTACAAAAGGAAATCAAGTGGCAAGTTTTTTAGTTAAAAAAAGAAGGGAAAAGGAAAATGAGGAAAACAATTGA
- a CDS encoding GlmL-related ornithine degradation protein, producing MRKTIDILVAEIGSTTTTVNAFVLGSDPVFIGQGMAPTTVLDGDVNIGLVGAIENLKDKIGDFVYSEMLACSSAAGGLKMTVHGLVYDMTVRAAKEAALGAGANIKLITAGKLRRTDLEKIKQIKPNIILLAGGVDYGDRETALYNGEKLAELKLNVPVIYAGNIENREEISYIFQEAGQEVYIVDNVYPSIDNLNVEPTRKMIQKVFEKHIVTAPGMSKVKELVTGNIIPTPGAVMECAMLLYNDIGDLMAVDIGGATTDVHSVTEGSDEIQKITVNPEPLAKRTVEGDLGVFVNSRNLFDLCGEDIYKKFSNADELINNIKPIPQKEEEKEFVLYLASKALEVAVKRHAGKLSSYFGLTGRTFYAEGRDLTNVKWIIGTGGIFSRLEGGEKLLENINDGGSGKELYPPSSAKVLIDRDYIMAACGVLSKKYPDEALKLIKNSFGI from the coding sequence ATGAGGAAAACAATTGACATACTTGTAGCCGAGATTGGAAGTACTACGACAACTGTAAATGCTTTTGTTCTGGGCAGTGATCCTGTTTTTATAGGTCAGGGGATGGCTCCTACCACAGTCTTAGATGGGGATGTGAATATTGGTCTTGTGGGGGCTATTGAGAATTTAAAAGATAAAATTGGAGATTTTGTATATAGTGAGATGCTTGCTTGTAGCAGTGCTGCTGGTGGCCTCAAAATGACTGTACATGGCTTAGTCTACGACATGACTGTAAGGGCAGCTAAAGAGGCTGCCCTTGGGGCAGGAGCCAATATAAAACTTATAACAGCAGGAAAACTGAGAAGAACGGATTTAGAAAAAATAAAACAAATAAAACCAAACATAATACTTTTAGCAGGTGGAGTGGATTACGGAGATAGAGAAACTGCTCTTTATAATGGAGAAAAATTGGCGGAATTAAAGTTGAATGTGCCAGTAATTTATGCAGGCAACATAGAAAATAGAGAAGAAATTTCCTACATTTTTCAAGAAGCCGGTCAGGAAGTATACATTGTAGACAATGTTTATCCATCAATTGACAATTTAAATGTAGAACCGACAAGAAAAATGATTCAGAAAGTTTTTGAAAAGCATATTGTAACAGCGCCAGGTATGAGTAAAGTAAAAGAATTGGTGACAGGAAATATAATCCCAACGCCAGGTGCTGTCATGGAATGTGCTATGCTTCTTTATAATGACATAGGTGATTTGATGGCAGTCGATATAGGTGGAGCTACTACAGATGTTCATTCTGTTACTGAAGGAAGCGATGAAATACAAAAAATAACTGTAAATCCAGAGCCTTTGGCTAAACGCACAGTAGAGGGGGATTTAGGGGTTTTTGTTAATTCAAGAAATTTATTTGATTTGTGCGGAGAGGATATATATAAAAAATTCAGTAATGCAGATGAACTAATAAACAATATAAAGCCAATACCCCAAAAAGAAGAAGAAAAAGAATTTGTGTTGTATCTTGCAAGCAAGGCATTAGAAGTGGCAGTAAAGCGTCACGCAGGTAAATTAAGCAGTTATTTTGGACTTACAGGAAGAACCTTTTATGCGGAAGGAAGAGATTTGACAAATGTTAAATGGATAATAGGTACCGGTGGAATATTTTCAAGACTTGAAGGAGGAGAAAAATTATTAGAAAATATAAATGATGGAGGAAGTGGAAAAGAGCTTTATCCTCCTTCATCGGCAAAAGTTTTAATTGACAGAGATTATATCATGGCGGCTTGTGGTGTTTTGTCTAAGAAATATCCTGACGAAGCTTTGAAATTAATCAAAAATAGCTTTGGCATTTAG
- the orr gene encoding ornithine racemase Orr encodes MYPLLRINLEKLRENTQTIVNLCEKRNIKVVGVTKVFCAIPEVAQTMVKGGVEILGDSRIKNLKKLQHIPVPKMLLRIPMKSEVEEVIKYADISLNSEIDTIKSLSEEAKKQRKIHEIILMVDLGDLREGVLKEDVIPIVEQIVKLEGIRLRGIGTNLTCYGSVIPTPDILEELVEIKNSINKKFNLNLDIVSGGNSSSLYLVQNGLIPRGITQLRIGEAIVLGRETAFGDRIPHTYDDVFTLEAQIVELKEKPSYPRGILGMDAFGERQVYVDRGIMKRAILAVGKQDVNMNDLIPMDSSIELIGSSSDHLIVNVTNSQYPYKVGDIIKFKLRYGGILSCSTSEYVEKVIEEA; translated from the coding sequence GTGTATCCCTTGTTGAGAATAAACTTAGAAAAACTTCGAGAAAATACGCAAACTATCGTTAATTTGTGTGAAAAGAGAAATATAAAGGTAGTAGGTGTTACAAAAGTTTTTTGTGCTATTCCAGAAGTAGCACAGACGATGGTAAAAGGTGGAGTAGAAATTTTAGGAGATTCTCGAATTAAAAATTTAAAAAAATTACAACACATACCGGTACCTAAAATGCTTCTTCGAATTCCCATGAAAAGTGAAGTGGAAGAAGTTATAAAATATGCAGATATAAGCCTAAACTCAGAAATAGATACAATAAAAAGTCTGTCAGAAGAGGCAAAAAAACAAAGGAAAATTCATGAAATAATCCTAATGGTAGACTTAGGGGATTTGAGAGAGGGCGTATTGAAAGAGGATGTTATTCCAATAGTAGAACAAATAGTAAAACTAGAAGGTATAAGATTAAGGGGAATAGGTACTAATTTAACTTGTTATGGTTCGGTTATTCCTACGCCAGATATATTAGAAGAGCTTGTGGAAATAAAAAATTCTATCAACAAAAAATTCAACTTGAATTTAGATATAGTCTCAGGAGGAAACTCAAGCAGTCTGTACTTAGTTCAAAATGGTCTCATACCAAGAGGAATAACGCAACTTAGAATAGGAGAAGCTATTGTCTTAGGTAGGGAAACGGCTTTTGGAGACAGAATTCCCCATACTTATGACGATGTATTTACTTTAGAAGCACAGATAGTCGAATTAAAAGAAAAACCTTCTTATCCACGAGGTATATTAGGAATGGACGCTTTTGGAGAAAGACAAGTATATGTGGATAGAGGGATAATGAAAAGGGCAATTTTGGCTGTAGGAAAACAGGATGTCAATATGAATGACCTAATTCCTATGGACAGTTCTATTGAATTAATAGGTTCAAGCAGTGACCATTTAATTGTTAATGTTACAAATTCCCAATATCCGTATAAGGTAGGAGATATAATAAAGTTCAAGCTGAGATATGGAGGGATTTTATCCTGCTCTACATCTGAATATGTAGAAAAAGTCATTGAAGAGGCGTAA
- a CDS encoding VOC family protein: protein MIIGLGHVAYKVKDLDESLEFYCGKLGLKEAFRLNHENGELMLVYLKVVEGQFIELFPRGIDKGKDEDERIGFKHLCLHVDDIFATLEELRKRGLEIKGQPMMGADGNYQYWIEDPDGNRIELMQIMPGSLQDKAKEL, encoded by the coding sequence GTGATAATAGGGTTAGGACATGTAGCCTACAAAGTTAAAGACCTTGATGAAAGTTTAGAATTTTACTGTGGCAAATTGGGACTAAAAGAAGCTTTTAGGCTTAACCATGAAAATGGAGAATTAATGCTTGTGTACTTAAAAGTGGTGGAAGGACAATTCATTGAACTTTTCCCCAGAGGGATAGACAAGGGAAAAGATGAAGATGAAAGGATAGGGTTTAAACATTTGTGTCTACATGTAGATGATATTTTTGCTACATTAGAAGAACTAAGAAAGAGAGGCTTGGAAATAAAGGGGCAGCCTATGATGGGGGCAGATGGAAATTATCAATATTGGATAGAAGACCCTGATGGAAATAGAATAGAACTAATGCAAATAATGCCGGGTTCTTTGCAAGATAAAGCAAAAGAATTATAG
- a CDS encoding RrF2 family transcriptional regulator, whose protein sequence is MKLSTKGRYGIQAMFELALYYGEGPISLKTIAENEGLSEHYLEQLIAILRKADLVKSVRGAQGGYMLAAPPDKITVGDVIRTLEGSLAPADCVLEDTPFECSRAGGCPTKLVMERIRDSINKVIDSITLQDMVDDYRRLNQKSAFMYYI, encoded by the coding sequence GTGAAACTATCTACAAAAGGTCGATATGGGATACAAGCTATGTTTGAATTAGCTCTTTACTACGGGGAGGGCCCGATTTCTTTAAAAACTATAGCAGAAAATGAGGGACTTTCTGAGCATTATTTAGAACAGCTTATAGCAATTCTTAGAAAAGCTGACCTTGTGAAAAGTGTCAGAGGAGCACAGGGAGGATATATGCTAGCAGCTCCTCCTGATAAGATAACCGTTGGAGATGTGATAAGAACATTGGAAGGATCACTGGCTCCTGCAGATTGCGTTTTGGAAGATACTCCTTTTGAGTGCAGCAGAGCAGGAGGTTGTCCGACGAAGTTGGTGATGGAAAGAATAAGAGACAGTATAAATAAAGTGATAGACTCTATTACTTTACAGGATATGGTGGATGATTACAGGCGATTAAATCAAAAAAGTGCTTTTATGTATTACATTTAG
- the mnmA gene encoding tRNA 2-thiouridine(34) synthase MnmA: protein MEINNRVAIGMSGGVDSSVAAYLLKKEGFDVIGLTMKVWVDHEAKAFDSDKSCCSLRATQDAKKVAEMLGVPHYTVDFSEVFYDKIVNYFINEYLKGRTPNPCVLCNRQIKFGELLEKAFELGAYYIATGHYVRKDYDEKTKRYLLKKGIDSSKDQSYVLYRLTQKQLEHALFPLGNYKKEEIRALAEELKLPVAKKPESQEICFIPDNDYSGFIKRQVKDEIKPGEFRDVHGKFLGYHKGIIHYTIGQRRGLGLSSDRPLYVVDIDVKNNVVVVGHQEDVWGEELISSNNNFISIEKLKREMKVTAKIRYTAKEEEAIIKPYEEDKVLVKFLKPQRAITPGQSVVFYDKDVVVGGGIIEKKVR, encoded by the coding sequence ATGGAGATAAACAATAGAGTAGCAATTGGAATGAGTGGAGGAGTAGATAGCTCTGTAGCTGCATATCTTTTAAAAAAAGAAGGATTTGATGTTATAGGCCTTACAATGAAAGTATGGGTAGACCATGAAGCTAAAGCTTTTGATAGCGATAAGAGCTGTTGTTCTTTAAGAGCTACACAAGATGCAAAAAAAGTTGCAGAGATGTTGGGAGTACCTCATTACACAGTTGATTTTAGTGAAGTCTTTTATGATAAAATAGTAAATTATTTTATCAATGAATATTTAAAAGGAAGGACTCCTAATCCTTGTGTATTGTGTAATAGGCAAATAAAATTTGGAGAGCTTCTAGAGAAAGCATTTGAGTTGGGAGCTTATTACATTGCTACAGGCCATTATGTCAGAAAAGACTATGATGAAAAAACAAAAAGATATTTATTAAAAAAAGGTATAGATTCTTCTAAGGATCAAAGCTATGTCTTATATCGTTTGACACAGAAGCAGTTAGAACATGCTCTTTTCCCTTTAGGAAATTACAAAAAAGAAGAAATAAGAGCTTTGGCAGAGGAGTTAAAGCTACCTGTTGCTAAAAAGCCAGAGAGTCAAGAAATTTGTTTTATCCCAGATAATGATTACAGCGGATTTATAAAAAGGCAAGTTAAAGATGAAATAAAGCCAGGAGAATTTAGAGATGTTCACGGTAAATTTTTAGGGTATCATAAAGGAATAATACACTATACAATTGGTCAGAGAAGAGGATTGGGTTTATCTTCTGATAGACCTTTATACGTCGTGGATATAGATGTGAAAAACAATGTGGTTGTTGTTGGACATCAAGAAGATGTTTGGGGAGAGGAGCTAATATCCTCAAATAACAATTTTATTTCCATTGAAAAACTTAAAAGGGAAATGAAGGTAACTGCAAAAATACGCTATACAGCTAAAGAAGAAGAGGCTATAATAAAGCCATATGAAGAAGATAAAGTATTAGTAAAATTTTTAAAACCTCAAAGAGCTATAACTCCAGGACAATCAGTTGTCTTTTACGATAAAGATGTAGTAGTAGGAGGAGGAATAATTGAAAAAAAGGTGAGATAG
- a CDS encoding AI-2E family transporter, translating into MQVKKVYLLFLIIGAIGLLYFFIKNWVSIKNILSPFFVSALIAYLLNPMVKFFNSKGFSTFLSILLVFLIVALVILFFSFYILPLLINEIVIFVKMIPFYTKELQKILIQLKFNYFSYLPPQFEKVLDKNLNALNNLFASRVDLVFKSTVAILKDIIDVIIVPIITFYLLKDKNVFEKEIERMIPSKYHDSFFALLKKIDKILSKYIRAQIYLSIFVAIFTSIGLSLIKVKYAFLIGILAGILNIIPYIGPILSIIPAVLIGLLDSLSKGFWALLVCLLVQQIENAFITPKIISDSVGLHPITVIFSLIAGEELFGVWGLLLSVPVVAIGKVIVTEIFIEK; encoded by the coding sequence ATGCAAGTTAAAAAAGTGTATCTACTTTTTTTAATCATTGGTGCCATAGGCTTATTGTATTTTTTTATAAAGAATTGGGTGAGTATTAAAAATATACTTTCCCCTTTTTTTGTTTCCGCTTTAATAGCCTATTTATTAAATCCAATGGTAAAATTTTTTAATTCAAAGGGCTTTTCTACTTTTTTGTCTATTCTTCTAGTGTTTTTAATTGTTGCTTTGGTAATACTATTTTTTTCTTTTTACATTCTCCCTTTGTTGATAAATGAAATAGTTATTTTTGTGAAAATGATACCTTTCTATACTAAAGAACTACAAAAAATTTTGATTCAACTAAAATTTAACTATTTTTCTTATTTGCCACCTCAATTTGAAAAAGTTTTAGATAAAAATTTGAATGCCCTAAATAATCTTTTTGCCTCTCGTGTCGATTTGGTTTTTAAATCTACTGTTGCAATATTAAAAGATATTATAGACGTGATAATTGTACCGATTATTACTTTTTATCTTTTAAAAGATAAAAATGTATTTGAAAAAGAAATTGAAAGAATGATTCCCTCCAAATATCATGATAGTTTTTTTGCTCTTTTAAAAAAAATAGACAAAATTTTAAGTAAATACATAAGAGCACAAATATATCTTTCTATCTTTGTTGCTATTTTTACAAGTATAGGCCTTTCTCTAATTAAAGTTAAATATGCTTTTTTAATAGGAATATTGGCAGGAATATTAAATATAATTCCCTACATAGGGCCTATCTTATCAATTATTCCTGCTGTTTTAATAGGGCTCCTTGATTCTTTATCTAAAGGCTTTTGGGCTTTACTTGTGTGTCTTTTAGTGCAACAGATAGAAAATGCCTTTATAACACCTAAAATAATTAGCGACAGTGTAGGGCTTCATCCTATTACAGTGATTTTTTCATTGATTGCAGGAGAGGAACTTTTTGGCGTCTGGGGGCTTTTATTATCTGTGCCTGTTGTAGCAATAGGGAAAGTTATTGTAACAGAAATTTTTATTGAGAAATAA
- the alaS gene encoding alanine--tRNA ligase — protein MEKLGMNEIREKFLSFFESKGHLRLPSFSLIPKNDKSLLLINSGMAPLKPYFTGKETPPSKRVTTCQRCIRTPDIERVGKTARHGTFFEMLGNFSFGDYFKKEAIPWAWEFVTEILKLPVDRLWVSIYEEDDEAFEIWNKIVGLPPERIVRMGKEDNFWEIGTGPCGPSSEIYFDRGEEKGCGKPTCGVGCDCDRFIEFWNLVFTQFNKDERGNYHRLPNPNIDTGMGLERIATIMQGVDSIFDVDVIRGITNFVSKIAEVEYGKDAEKDVSLRVITDHIRGITFMISDGILPSNEGRGYVLRRLLRRAARHGKLLGINDTFLYKVVDSVIENYGEAYPEIIERKDYIKRIIKLEEERFKETIDQGLTILQDYISELKVQGKTVLEGSKAFKLYDTYGFPLDLTKEILQEAGITVDEEGYTKELEKQRIRARSSRKEDNSLWEQDIYSTLGDIKTKFVGYDTYESDSKVLAIVKDEELVEEAEAGDDVSIILDVTPFYAESGGQIGDKGVLENENALIKVNDCKKIGDKFIHTGTIERGLISVGDEVKAQIDVVSRRNAARNHTATHLLHKALKEILGDHVHQAGSLVADDRLRFDFSHYQAVTKEELKQIENRVNEKIYQSLNVHIEEKTYDEAVKEGAVALFTEKYGDKVRVVKIDDYSMELCGGTHVKNTNEIGIFKIVSESAVGAGLRRIEALTGLAAIKYLGEKEEILKEASDLLKVQDKEIISKIESLQQVLKTKDKEIEQLKIKMASILADSLINSAISLDGIKVVVSKVEDYDSEALKALGDILKDKLKIAAVVLASSTPEKAIFVGMATKDVVQKGIDMGAIIKEVCKVSEGNGGGRPDMAQGTGKNLSKVDEALNKAIDIVKEQLKN, from the coding sequence ATGGAAAAACTCGGGATGAACGAAATTAGAGAAAAATTTTTAAGCTTTTTTGAAAGCAAAGGGCACCTGAGACTACCAAGTTTTTCTCTAATTCCTAAAAATGATAAAAGTTTATTATTAATTAATTCTGGAATGGCTCCTTTAAAACCCTATTTTACAGGAAAAGAAACTCCCCCCAGCAAACGAGTAACTACTTGCCAAAGATGTATAAGGACACCGGATATTGAAAGAGTGGGTAAAACAGCACGTCACGGTACTTTTTTTGAAATGTTGGGTAACTTTTCTTTTGGTGATTATTTCAAAAAAGAAGCTATTCCGTGGGCCTGGGAATTTGTAACAGAAATTTTGAAGTTGCCAGTTGACAGGTTATGGGTATCAATTTATGAGGAAGACGATGAAGCATTTGAGATTTGGAATAAAATAGTTGGGTTACCTCCTGAAAGAATTGTGAGGATGGGGAAAGAAGATAATTTCTGGGAGATTGGCACAGGACCTTGTGGCCCCTCTTCAGAGATTTATTTTGACAGAGGTGAAGAAAAAGGCTGTGGGAAGCCTACTTGTGGAGTTGGCTGTGATTGCGATAGGTTTATTGAATTCTGGAATTTAGTTTTTACCCAGTTTAATAAAGACGAACGAGGAAATTATCACAGGTTGCCAAATCCAAATATTGATACAGGCATGGGACTTGAGAGGATAGCCACAATAATGCAGGGAGTCGACAGCATATTTGATGTAGACGTAATAAGAGGCATTACTAATTTTGTGTCTAAGATTGCGGAAGTAGAATATGGAAAAGATGCAGAAAAAGATGTGTCTTTGAGAGTTATCACTGACCATATAAGAGGGATAACTTTCATGATATCAGATGGAATTCTGCCTTCTAATGAAGGAAGAGGCTATGTTTTGAGAAGGCTTTTAAGAAGGGCTGCAAGGCACGGTAAATTGCTGGGGATAAACGATACCTTCTTGTATAAAGTGGTTGATTCAGTCATAGAAAATTATGGAGAGGCATATCCTGAAATAATTGAGAGAAAGGACTATATAAAGCGAATAATCAAACTGGAAGAAGAAAGATTTAAGGAGACAATAGACCAAGGACTTACAATTTTACAAGATTATATAAGCGAACTAAAAGTACAAGGAAAAACCGTATTAGAAGGTTCTAAAGCTTTTAAACTATACGATACCTATGGGTTCCCATTGGATTTAACAAAAGAAATTTTGCAAGAAGCTGGCATTACTGTTGATGAAGAAGGATATACAAAGGAGTTGGAGAAACAAAGGATAAGAGCGAGAAGCAGCAGAAAAGAAGATAATAGTTTGTGGGAACAAGACATATATTCTACTTTAGGAGATATTAAAACAAAATTTGTGGGATATGATACTTATGAAAGCGATTCAAAAGTTTTAGCTATTGTAAAAGATGAAGAGCTTGTTGAGGAAGCAGAAGCTGGAGATGATGTGAGTATCATATTAGATGTTACTCCTTTCTATGCTGAAAGTGGTGGGCAGATAGGAGACAAGGGAGTTCTAGAGAATGAAAATGCTTTGATAAAAGTAAATGACTGTAAAAAAATAGGAGATAAGTTTATACACACTGGAACAATTGAAAGAGGTTTAATTTCAGTAGGAGATGAAGTAAAAGCTCAAATTGATGTGGTAAGTCGAAGGAATGCTGCAAGAAACCACACTGCAACTCATCTTCTTCATAAAGCCCTAAAGGAGATTTTAGGCGACCATGTTCATCAAGCTGGTTCTCTTGTGGCTGATGATCGATTAAGATTTGATTTTTCACATTATCAAGCGGTGACTAAAGAAGAGCTAAAGCAAATAGAAAATAGGGTTAATGAAAAGATATACCAAAGTTTAAATGTTCATATTGAAGAAAAAACTTATGATGAGGCAGTGAAAGAAGGGGCTGTTGCGTTATTTACAGAAAAGTATGGTGATAAAGTAAGGGTTGTAAAAATTGATGATTACAGCATGGAACTTTGCGGTGGAACTCATGTTAAAAATACTAACGAAATAGGGATTTTTAAGATTGTATCTGAAAGTGCAGTTGGTGCAGGTTTAAGAAGAATTGAAGCTTTAACAGGACTTGCTGCAATAAAATATTTAGGAGAGAAAGAAGAAATATTAAAAGAGGCTTCTGATTTATTAAAAGTCCAAGATAAAGAGATAATTTCAAAAATTGAGAGTTTGCAGCAAGTTTTAAAGACAAAAGATAAAGAGATAGAACAATTAAAAATAAAAATGGCTTCTATTTTGGCTGATAGTTTAATCAATTCTGCTATTTCATTAGATGGTATAAAAGTAGTGGTTTCAAAGGTTGAAGATTATGATAGTGAGGCTTTGAAGGCATTAGGAGATATTTTAAAAGATAAATTAAAAATTGCTGCAGTAGTATTAGCATCTTCTACCCCAGAAAAAGCTATATTTGTCGGTATGGCTACTAAAGATGTTGTTCAAAAAGGGATAGACATGGGAGCTATTATTAAAGAGGTGTGCAAAGTATCTGAAGGAAATGGCGGTGGAAGACCAGACATGGCTCAAGGAACAGGCAAAAATCTATCTAAGGTAGATGAAGCGTTAAACAAAGCGATAGATATTGTAAAAGAACAGTTAAAAAATTGA
- a CDS encoding IreB family regulatory phosphoprotein, with protein MVDKNEQTLRYHVTTDRKTVKEILTAVYEALSEKGYNPINQIVGYILSGDPTYITSHKNARNLIRKIERDELVEELLREYLSSQK; from the coding sequence ATGGTAGATAAAAACGAACAGACTCTGAGGTATCACGTTACAACTGATAGAAAAACTGTTAAAGAGATATTGACAGCAGTGTATGAAGCACTTTCTGAAAAAGGTTATAATCCAATTAATCAAATAGTAGGTTATATATTGTCTGGGGATCCTACTTATATAACCAGCCATAAAAATGCGAGAAATTTGATAAGAAAAATTGAAAGAGATGAATTAGTAGAAGAACTTTTGAGAGAGTATTTGTCTTCCCAAAAATAA